From a single Pseudomonas cremoricolorata genomic region:
- a CDS encoding flagellar basal body-associated protein FliL encodes MKAWILMVLALLLPMAALAEEEAKEGEAKVSYYSLTPPFVGNYALDGSPKLHVYKADVALRVTGAEAAAAVKLHEPLIRNQLVALFTQQTLDSMSNVEAKERLRQEALKQVQQVLESEEGKPIVEDLLFNNLIVQ; translated from the coding sequence GTGAAAGCGTGGATCTTGATGGTGCTGGCCTTGTTGCTACCCATGGCGGCACTGGCTGAAGAGGAAGCCAAGGAAGGAGAGGCCAAGGTCTCCTACTACAGCCTGACCCCGCCATTCGTGGGCAACTACGCCCTCGATGGCAGCCCGAAACTGCACGTGTACAAGGCCGATGTCGCTCTGCGCGTGACCGGCGCCGAGGCGGCTGCGGCGGTGAAGCTGCACGAGCCGCTGATTCGCAATCAGCTGGTTGCCTTGTTCACCCAGCAGACCCTTGACAGCATGAGTAACGTCGAAGCCAAGGAGCGGCTGCGCCAGGAGGCCTTGAAGCAAGTCCAGCAAGTGCTGGAAAGCGAAGAGGGCAAGCCGATCGTCGAAGACTTGCTGTTCAACAATCTGATCGTGCAGTAG
- a CDS encoding gamma-glutamylcyclotransferase: protein MAVSEPTSWKVSYPPRLDFGPQLSHEQLLHSMTSTMSRHAGGPVWLFAYGSLIWRPEGNTLERQRARVHGYHRGLYLWSHAHRGTPQTPGLVFGLDRGGSCSGFAYRLDEGSLEDSLMALWQREMPYPAYRPHWLNCRLDDGSKVQALGFVLERHLPCYAGNLPDTLLSEILARAEGRFGSTRDYVEQTLHALRDHQMPDRNLEARFKRCHTLRQA, encoded by the coding sequence ATGGCGGTAAGTGAACCTACGTCCTGGAAAGTCTCCTACCCTCCACGGCTCGATTTCGGCCCGCAACTGAGCCACGAGCAATTACTCCACTCGATGACCTCGACCATGTCGCGCCATGCCGGTGGCCCGGTCTGGCTGTTTGCCTACGGCTCGTTGATCTGGCGTCCCGAGGGCAATACCCTGGAGCGACAGCGCGCCAGGGTGCATGGCTATCACCGCGGTCTGTACCTGTGGTCGCACGCGCACCGTGGTACACCGCAGACGCCTGGGCTGGTCTTCGGGCTCGACCGCGGCGGCTCGTGCAGCGGCTTCGCCTATCGCCTCGACGAAGGCAGCCTGGAAGATTCGCTGATGGCGCTGTGGCAGCGCGAGATGCCGTACCCGGCCTACCGTCCGCACTGGCTCAATTGCCGGCTGGACGACGGCAGCAAGGTGCAGGCGCTGGGCTTCGTGCTCGAACGGCATCTGCCGTGTTACGCCGGTAACCTGCCGGACACACTGCTCAGCGAGATTCTCGCCAGGGCTGAAGGACGCTTCGGCAGCACCCGCGATTACGTCGAGCAGACCCTGCATGCCCTGCGTGATCATCAGATGCCTGATCGCAACCTGGAGGCGCGTTTCAAGCGCTGTCATACCTTGCGTCAGGCGTGA
- a CDS encoding CDP-6-deoxy-delta-3,4-glucoseen reductase, producing MQVTLQPSGAVLALEPGERILDAARRLGYDCPNSCRNGNCHVCAALLVEGRVRQDGEVRDHGELFTCIAEPLEDCVLLWDGVLALGELPVRKLACTLTECVEVGGDVWRVRLRAPAGKPLRYHAGQYLMIEREGASKAAFSLASAPHSGRDLEMHILAREGGARLLIEQLQRERLARLELPFGDAHLAELPDGPLVLIAAGTGMAQMHSLLEHCRAQDFTHPVHLYWGVRRPEDFYQIEHWDEWAQRPNLFLHKVVSDLCGWDGRCGLLHEAVCEDIAELTHVHVYASGSPAMVYATLDALVEAGMDAHQMRADVFAYAPRG from the coding sequence ATGCAGGTAACCTTGCAGCCATCCGGGGCAGTGCTCGCACTCGAGCCCGGAGAACGGATTCTGGATGCGGCGCGGCGCCTGGGCTATGACTGCCCCAACAGCTGCCGCAATGGCAACTGCCACGTCTGCGCGGCGTTGCTGGTGGAAGGGCGGGTACGTCAGGACGGTGAAGTGCGTGACCACGGTGAGCTGTTCACCTGTATCGCCGAGCCACTGGAGGATTGCGTGCTGCTGTGGGATGGCGTGCTGGCACTGGGTGAGCTGCCCGTACGCAAGCTGGCCTGCACCCTCACCGAGTGCGTCGAGGTGGGCGGTGATGTCTGGCGCGTGCGCCTGCGTGCTCCGGCCGGCAAACCGCTGCGTTATCACGCCGGGCAGTACCTGATGATCGAGCGTGAAGGCGCGAGCAAGGCGGCGTTTTCCCTGGCTTCGGCGCCGCACAGCGGGCGCGATCTGGAAATGCACATTCTTGCCCGCGAAGGCGGGGCCCGACTGTTGATCGAGCAGTTGCAGCGCGAGCGTCTGGCGCGCCTGGAGCTGCCGTTCGGCGACGCGCACCTGGCCGAGTTGCCGGACGGGCCGCTGGTGCTGATCGCTGCCGGCACCGGCATGGCGCAGATGCACAGCTTGCTGGAGCACTGCCGGGCGCAGGACTTCACGCACCCCGTGCACCTGTACTGGGGCGTGCGCCGGCCCGAGGATTTCTACCAGATCGAGCACTGGGACGAGTGGGCGCAACGTCCCAACCTGTTCCTGCACAAGGTGGTCAGCGACCTGTGCGGCTGGGACGGGCGCTGCGGGCTGTTGCATGAAGCGGTGTGCGAAGACATCGCCGAGCTTACCCACGTACACGTCTACGCCAGCGGTTCGCCGGCCATGGTCTACGCCACCCTGGATGCGCTGGTGGAGGCAGGGATGGATGCGCACCAGATGCGTGCTGACGTGTTCGCCTACGCACCGCGCGGCTGA
- the ubiD gene encoding 4-hydroxy-3-polyprenylbenzoate decarboxylase produces the protein MQYRDLRDFIRGLEQRGELKRIQVPISPVLEMTEVCDRTLRAKGPALLFEKPTGFDIPVLGNLFGTPERVAMGMGAESVEELREIGKLLAFLKEPEPPKGLKDAWSKLPIFKKVVSMAPKVVKDAVCQEVVVEGDDVDLNQLPIQHCWPGDVAPLITWGLTVTRGPNKDRQNLGIYRQQLIGRNKVIMRWLSHRGGALDYREWCEKHPGEPFPVAVALGADPATILGAVTPVPDTLSEYAFAGLLRGNRTELVKCRGSNLQVPATAEIILEGVIHPGEMAPEGPYGDHTGYYNEVDSFPVFTVERITHRRQPIYHSTYTGRPPDEPAILGVALNEVFVPILQKQFPEIVDFYLPPEGCSYRMAVVTIKKQYPGHAKRVMLGVWSFLRQFMYTKFVIVTDDDINARDWNDVIWAVTTRMDPKRDTVMIDNTPIDYLDFASPVSGLGSKMGLDATHKWPGETTREWGRAIVKDEAVTRRIDELWDQLGIE, from the coding sequence ATGCAGTATCGCGACCTACGCGACTTCATCCGAGGCCTGGAGCAGCGCGGCGAGCTCAAGCGCATCCAGGTTCCGATTTCCCCCGTGCTGGAAATGACCGAGGTCTGTGACCGCACGCTGCGGGCCAAGGGCCCGGCCTTGCTCTTCGAGAAACCCACCGGCTTCGATATCCCGGTGCTGGGCAACCTGTTCGGCACCCCGGAGCGCGTAGCCATGGGCATGGGCGCCGAGTCGGTCGAGGAACTGCGGGAAATCGGCAAGCTGCTGGCGTTTCTCAAGGAGCCCGAGCCGCCCAAGGGCTTGAAGGACGCCTGGTCGAAACTGCCGATCTTCAAGAAGGTCGTGTCCATGGCGCCAAAGGTGGTCAAGGATGCGGTGTGCCAGGAAGTGGTGGTGGAGGGCGATGATGTCGACCTCAACCAGTTGCCGATCCAGCACTGCTGGCCAGGCGATGTCGCCCCGCTGATCACCTGGGGCCTGACCGTGACCCGCGGCCCGAACAAGGACCGCCAGAACCTGGGCATCTACCGTCAGCAGTTGATTGGCCGCAACAAGGTCATCATGCGCTGGCTCAGCCATCGCGGCGGCGCGCTGGACTACCGCGAGTGGTGCGAGAAGCATCCTGGCGAACCATTCCCCGTGGCTGTCGCCCTGGGCGCCGATCCGGCGACCATTCTCGGCGCGGTGACGCCTGTGCCTGACACCCTGTCGGAGTACGCCTTCGCCGGCCTGTTGCGCGGCAACCGCACCGAGCTGGTCAAGTGCCGCGGCAGCAACCTGCAGGTGCCGGCCACCGCGGAAATCATTCTCGAAGGGGTCATCCACCCCGGCGAAATGGCGCCCGAGGGGCCGTACGGCGATCACACCGGCTACTACAACGAGGTGGACAGTTTTCCGGTGTTCACCGTCGAGCGCATCACCCATCGCCGCCAGCCGATCTACCACAGCACCTACACCGGGCGTCCACCGGATGAACCGGCCATCCTCGGCGTGGCATTGAACGAAGTGTTCGTGCCGATTCTGCAAAAGCAGTTTCCCGAGATCGTCGACTTCTACCTGCCGCCCGAGGGCTGCTCGTACCGCATGGCGGTGGTCACTATCAAGAAACAGTACCCCGGCCATGCCAAGCGCGTGATGCTCGGTGTGTGGTCGTTCCTGCGACAGTTCATGTACACCAAGTTCGTTATCGTGACCGACGACGATATCAATGCCCGCGACTGGAACGATGTGATCTGGGCTGTCACCACGCGCATGGACCCCAAGCGCGACACGGTGATGATCGACAATACCCCGATCGACTACCTCGACTTCGCCTCGCCCGTGTCGGGGCTGGGATCGAAGATGGGTCTGGATGCCACCCACAAGTGGCCGGGCGAAACCACGCGTGAATGGGGGCGTGCCATCGTCAAGGACGAGGCCGTGACCCGGCGTATCGATGAGCTGTGGGATCAGTTGGGAATAGAGTGA
- the rho gene encoding transcription termination factor Rho — MNLTELKQKPITDLLEMAEQMGIENMARSRKQDVIFALLKKHAKSGEEISGDGVLEILQDGFGFLRSADASYLAGPDDIYVSPSQIRRFNLRTGDTIVGKIRPPKEGERYFALLKVDTINFDRPENAKNKILFENLTPLFPNKRLKMEAGNGSTEDLTGRVIDLCAPIGKGQRGLIVAPPKAGKTIMLQNIAANITRNNPECHLIVLLIDERPEEVTEMQRTVRGEVVASTFDEPPTRHVQVAEMVIEKAKRLVEHKKDVVILLDSITRLARAYNTVIPSSGKVLTGGVDAHALEKPKRFFGAARNIEEGGSLTIIATALVETGSKMDEVIYEEFKGTGNMELPLDRRIAEKRVFPAININRSGTRREELLTADDELQRMWILRKLLHPMDEIAAIEFLTDKLKQTKTNDEFFLSMKRK, encoded by the coding sequence ATGAACCTGACAGAACTCAAGCAAAAGCCGATTACCGATCTGCTGGAAATGGCCGAGCAGATGGGCATCGAAAACATGGCCCGCTCGCGCAAGCAGGACGTGATCTTCGCCCTGTTGAAGAAACACGCGAAAAGCGGCGAAGAGATCTCGGGTGACGGCGTGCTGGAGATTCTCCAGGATGGATTCGGTTTCCTGCGTTCGGCAGATGCTTCGTATCTGGCCGGCCCTGACGACATCTATGTCTCGCCCAGCCAGATCCGCCGCTTCAACCTGCGCACCGGCGACACCATCGTCGGCAAGATCCGCCCGCCGAAGGAAGGGGAGCGCTACTTCGCGCTGCTGAAGGTCGATACCATCAACTTCGACCGTCCGGAAAACGCCAAGAACAAGATCCTGTTCGAAAACCTCACGCCGCTGTTCCCCAACAAGCGCCTGAAGATGGAAGCCGGCAACGGTTCCACCGAAGACCTGACCGGCCGCGTCATCGACCTGTGCGCCCCGATCGGCAAAGGCCAGCGCGGCCTGATCGTCGCGCCGCCGAAGGCGGGCAAGACCATCATGCTGCAGAACATCGCGGCCAACATTACCCGCAACAACCCCGAGTGCCACCTGATCGTCCTGCTGATCGACGAGCGCCCGGAAGAAGTGACCGAGATGCAGCGCACCGTGCGCGGCGAAGTGGTCGCCTCGACCTTCGATGAGCCACCGACCCGTCACGTACAGGTTGCCGAAATGGTCATCGAGAAGGCCAAGCGCCTGGTTGAGCACAAGAAGGACGTGGTCATTCTGCTCGACTCCATCACTCGTCTGGCCCGCGCCTACAACACCGTGATCCCGAGCTCGGGCAAGGTGCTCACCGGTGGTGTAGACGCCCACGCGCTTGAGAAACCCAAGCGCTTCTTCGGTGCGGCGCGCAACATCGAGGAAGGCGGTTCGCTGACCATCATCGCCACCGCGCTGGTGGAAACCGGCTCGAAGATGGATGAAGTCATCTACGAAGAGTTCAAGGGTACCGGCAACATGGAACTGCCCCTGGACCGTCGCATCGCTGAAAAACGCGTATTCCCGGCCATCAACATCAACCGCTCCGGCACCCGTCGCGAAGAGTTGCTGACCGCCGACGACGAACTGCAGCGCATGTGGATTCTGCGCAAGCTGCTGCACCCGATGGACGAGATCGCCGCCATCGAGTTCCTCACCGACAAGCTCAAGCAGACCAAGACCAACGACGAGTTCTTCCTGTCGATGAAGCGCAAGTAA
- the trxA gene encoding thioredoxin TrxA — translation MSSDLIKHVTDATFEAEVLKADQPVLVDYWAEWCGPCKMIAPVLDAVAADYEGKLVVAKLNIDENQETPAKHGVRGIPTLMLFKNGNVEATKVGALSKSQLAAFIDANI, via the coding sequence ATGAGCAGCGATCTTATCAAACACGTCACCGACGCCACGTTCGAGGCAGAAGTGCTCAAGGCCGACCAACCGGTGCTGGTCGACTACTGGGCTGAATGGTGTGGCCCTTGCAAGATGATCGCTCCGGTGCTGGACGCCGTCGCCGCCGACTATGAAGGCAAACTGGTCGTCGCCAAGCTGAACATCGACGAAAACCAGGAAACCCCGGCCAAGCACGGCGTGCGCGGTATCCCGACGCTGATGCTGTTCAAGAACGGCAACGTCGAGGCGACCAAGGTCGGCGCCTTGTCCAAGTCGCAGTTGGCTGCGTTCATCGACGCCAATATCTGA
- the ppx gene encoding exopolyphosphatase: MPHKTAKNLSLIAAIDLGSNSFHMVVAKAHHTEIRILERLGEKVQLAAGIDEDRLLSEEAMDRGLECLKRFAQLINGMPPGAVRIVGTNALREARNRAVFIQRAEAILGHPVEVISGREEARLIYLGVSHTLADTPGKRLVADIGGGSTEFIIGQRFEPLLRESLQMGCVSFTQRYFRDGKITPARYAQAYTAARLELMSIENALHRLTWDEAIGSSGTIRAIGAAIKAGGLGNGEVNAEGLAWAKRKLFKMGETDRIDFEGVKPDRRAIFPAGLAILEAIFDALELARMDHCDGALREGVLFDLLGRHHHEDVRERTLNSLMERYHVDQGQAARVERKALHAFDQVAAAWQLEDGNWRDLLGWAAKVHEVGLDIAHYHYHKHGAYLLEHSDLAGFSREDQQMIALLVRGHRRNIPKERFAEFAEESVQLLRLCVLLRFAILFHHIRGTQEMPTVQLQAGANSLEVIFPEGWLEQHPLTQADFANEAEWLTRVNFVLSVR, translated from the coding sequence ATGCCGCATAAAACCGCGAAGAACCTGTCTCTGATCGCCGCTATCGACCTCGGCTCCAACAGCTTCCACATGGTCGTCGCCAAGGCCCATCACACCGAGATCCGCATCCTCGAACGCCTGGGGGAGAAGGTCCAGCTCGCCGCCGGCATCGACGAAGACCGCCTGCTCAGCGAAGAGGCCATGGACCGTGGCCTGGAATGCCTCAAGCGCTTCGCCCAATTGATCAACGGCATGCCGCCGGGCGCGGTACGCATCGTGGGCACCAACGCCCTGCGCGAAGCGCGCAACCGTGCGGTGTTCATCCAGCGCGCCGAAGCCATCCTCGGCCATCCGGTGGAAGTCATTTCCGGCCGCGAAGAGGCGCGTCTGATCTACCTCGGCGTGTCGCACACCCTGGCCGATACCCCCGGCAAGCGCCTGGTGGCCGACATCGGCGGCGGCAGCACCGAGTTCATCATCGGCCAACGCTTCGAACCCCTATTGCGCGAAAGCCTGCAAATGGGTTGCGTCAGCTTCACCCAGCGCTATTTCCGTGATGGCAAGATCACCCCGGCACGCTACGCCCAGGCCTACACCGCTGCGCGCCTGGAACTGATGAGCATCGAAAACGCCCTGCACCGCCTGACCTGGGACGAAGCCATCGGCTCGTCCGGCACCATCCGCGCCATCGGCGCGGCGATCAAGGCCGGCGGCCTGGGCAATGGCGAAGTCAATGCCGAAGGCCTGGCCTGGGCCAAGCGCAAGCTGTTCAAGATGGGCGAAACCGACCGTATCGACTTCGAAGGGGTAAAACCCGACCGCCGCGCGATCTTCCCGGCAGGCCTGGCGATTCTGGAGGCGATTTTCGACGCCCTGGAACTGGCGCGCATGGACCACTGCGACGGCGCCTTGCGCGAAGGCGTACTGTTCGACCTGCTAGGCCGTCATCACCACGAAGACGTGCGTGAACGCACCCTCAACTCGCTGATGGAGCGCTACCACGTCGACCAGGGCCAGGCCGCCCGCGTCGAACGCAAGGCGCTGCATGCCTTCGATCAGGTAGCGGCTGCCTGGCAGCTGGAAGACGGCAACTGGCGCGACCTGCTGGGCTGGGCGGCAAAAGTGCATGAAGTCGGTCTGGACATCGCCCACTACCACTACCACAAGCACGGCGCCTACCTGCTGGAGCACTCCGACCTGGCCGGCTTTTCCCGCGAAGACCAGCAGATGATCGCGCTGCTGGTGCGCGGCCATCGGCGCAACATCCCCAAGGAACGCTTCGCTGAATTCGCTGAAGAAAGCGTGCAGCTGCTGCGCCTGTGCGTGCTGCTGCGCTTCGCCATCCTGTTCCATCACATCCGCGGCACCCAAGAGATGCCGACGGTGCAATTGCAGGCAGGCGCCAACAGCCTGGAGGTGATCTTCCCGGAAGGCTGGCTGGAACAACACCCGCTGACCCAGGCCGACTTCGCCAACGAGGCGGAGTGGCTGACCCGGGTCAACTTTGTCCTCAGCGTACGTTGA
- the ppk1 gene encoding polyphosphate kinase 1 → MNNEVLTAVDLKDAQAVPEELVQTPPDLAPPAEPVVEAPPAPPTPVINVPGLDDSSLYIHRELSQLQFNIRVLEQALDESYPLLERLKFLLIFSSNLDEFFEIRVAGLKKQITFARELAGADGLQPHQALARISELVHIEVDRQYAILNDVLLPELEKHQIRFIRRRYWTPKLKTWVRRFFRDEIAPIITPIGLDPTHPFPLLVNKSLNFIVELEGVDAFGRDSGLAIIPAPRLLPRVIRVPEEVGGPGANHVFLSSMIHAHADDLFQGMKVKGCYQFRLTRNADLALDSEDVEDLARALRGELFSRRYGDAVRLEVADTCPKHLSDYLLKQFNLSESELYQVNGPVNLTRLFSITGLDSHPELQYTPFTPAIPKILQNGDNIFSVISKQDVLLMHPFESFTPVVDLLRQAAKDPHVLAVRQTLYRSGANSEIVDALVDAARNGKEVTAVIELRARFDEESNLQMASRLQAAGAVVIYGVVGFKTHAKMMLILRREQGEIVRYAHLGTGNYHAGNARLYTDYSMLTSDAALTEDVGKLFSQLIGMGKTLRMKKLLHAPFTLKKGMLDMIARETQFALDGKPAHIIAKFNSLTDAKVIKALYKASQSGVRIDLVVRGMCCLRPGIAGVSHNITVRSIIGRFLEHTRVFYFLNGGEEQIYLSSADWMERNLDKRVETCFPVEGKKLLLRVKKELESYLTDNTHAWTLQSDGRYVRSTPTGNQNSRNAQAQLLERLSNPVLNVR, encoded by the coding sequence ATGAATAATGAAGTGCTGACCGCTGTCGATCTCAAGGATGCCCAAGCCGTGCCCGAAGAACTGGTGCAAACACCACCGGACCTGGCCCCGCCAGCCGAACCTGTGGTCGAGGCGCCGCCAGCGCCCCCGACCCCGGTGATCAACGTGCCTGGCCTGGACGACAGCAGCCTGTACATTCATCGCGAGCTGTCGCAGTTGCAGTTCAATATCCGCGTGCTGGAACAGGCGTTGGACGAGAGTTACCCGCTGCTCGAACGGCTGAAGTTCCTGTTGATCTTCTCTAGCAACCTGGATGAGTTCTTCGAAATCCGCGTCGCCGGGCTGAAGAAGCAGATCACCTTCGCTCGGGAACTGGCCGGTGCCGATGGCTTGCAGCCGCACCAGGCGCTGGCGCGGATCAGCGAACTGGTGCACATCGAAGTCGATCGCCAGTACGCGATCCTCAACGACGTGCTGCTGCCAGAGCTGGAAAAACACCAGATTCGCTTCATTCGCCGCCGTTACTGGACACCCAAGCTCAAGACCTGGGTGCGGCGCTTCTTCCGCGACGAGATCGCGCCGATCATCACCCCGATCGGCCTCGATCCGACCCACCCGTTCCCGCTGCTGGTCAACAAGAGCCTGAACTTCATCGTCGAGCTGGAAGGTGTCGATGCCTTCGGGCGCGATTCGGGCCTGGCGATCATCCCGGCGCCACGTCTGTTGCCGCGCGTGATTCGCGTGCCGGAAGAGGTCGGTGGCCCCGGCGCCAACCATGTGTTCCTGTCGTCGATGATCCACGCCCACGCCGATGACCTGTTCCAGGGCATGAAGGTCAAGGGCTGCTACCAGTTCCGCCTGACCCGAAACGCCGACCTGGCGCTGGACTCCGAAGACGTCGAAGACCTTGCCCGCGCCCTGCGCGGTGAACTGTTCTCGCGCCGTTACGGCGATGCCGTGCGCCTGGAAGTGGCCGATACCTGCCCCAAACACTTGTCCGACTACCTGCTCAAGCAGTTCAACCTCAGCGAGAGCGAGCTGTATCAGGTCAATGGACCGGTCAACCTGACCCGCCTGTTCAGCATCACCGGGCTGGACAGCCACCCCGAGCTGCAATACACCCCGTTCACCCCAGCGATCCCGAAGATCCTGCAGAACGGCGACAACATCTTCAGCGTGATCAGCAAGCAGGACGTGTTGCTGATGCACCCGTTCGAGTCGTTCACTCCGGTGGTCGACCTGCTGCGCCAGGCCGCCAAGGACCCGCACGTGCTGGCGGTGAGGCAGACCCTGTACCGCAGTGGCGCCAACTCCGAGATCGTCGATGCGCTGGTCGATGCGGCGCGTAACGGCAAGGAAGTGACCGCAGTCATCGAATTGCGTGCGCGTTTCGACGAAGAGTCCAACCTGCAGATGGCCAGCCGTCTGCAAGCGGCCGGCGCGGTGGTGATCTACGGCGTGGTGGGCTTCAAGACCCACGCCAAGATGATGCTGATTCTGCGCCGTGAACAGGGCGAGATCGTTCGCTACGCCCACCTCGGTACCGGTAACTACCATGCCGGTAATGCGCGCCTGTACACCGACTACAGCATGCTCACCTCCGATGCGGCGCTGACCGAAGACGTCGGCAAACTGTTCAGCCAGCTGATCGGCATGGGCAAGACCCTGCGCATGAAAAAGCTGCTGCATGCGCCGTTCACGCTGAAGAAGGGCATGCTCGACATGATCGCCCGGGAGACCCAGTTCGCCCTGGACGGCAAGCCGGCGCACATCATCGCCAAATTCAACTCGCTGACCGACGCCAAGGTGATCAAGGCGCTGTACAAGGCCAGCCAGTCAGGCGTGCGTATCGATCTGGTAGTGCGCGGCATGTGCTGCCTGCGACCCGGCATCGCCGGGGTATCGCACAACATCACCGTGCGCTCCATCATTGGCCGTTTCCTCGAACACACCCGGGTGTTCTACTTCCTCAACGGTGGGGAAGAGCAGATCTATCTCTCCAGTGCCGACTGGATGGAACGCAACCTCGACAAGCGCGTCGAGACCTGCTTCCCGGTCGAGGGCAAGAAGCTGCTGTTGCGGGTCAAGAAAGAGCTGGAAAGCTACCTCACCGACAACACCCACGCCTGGACCCTGCAGTCGGACGGGCGCTACGTGCGCAGCACCCCGACCGGCAACCAGAACTCGCGCAATGCCCAGGCGCAACTGCTCGAGCGCCTGAGCAACCCGGTCCTCAACGTACGCTGA
- the hemB gene encoding porphobilinogen synthase, which yields MSFTPANRMFPATRLRRNRRDDFSRRLVRENVLTVDDLIYPVFVLDGENRREEVPSMPGVERLSIDLLLEAAQGWVELGIPALALFPVTPVEKKSLDGAEGWNPDGIAQRATRALRERFPELGVITDVALDPFTTHGQDGILDEEGYVQNDITVDALVRQALSHAEAGAQVVAPSDMMDGRLGAIREALEVAGYVNVRIMAYSAKYASAYYGPFRDAVGSALNLGKANKASYQMDPANSDEALHEVATDLAEGADMVMVKPGMPYLDIVHRVKSQFKVPTFVYQVSGEYAMHMAAIQNGWLSEAVILESLTAFKRAGADGVLTYFAVRAAQMLKAQ from the coding sequence GTGAGCTTTACCCCCGCCAATCGCATGTTTCCTGCCACCCGTTTGCGCCGCAACCGTCGGGACGATTTTTCCCGGCGGCTGGTGCGCGAAAACGTTCTGACCGTCGATGACCTGATCTACCCGGTGTTCGTCCTCGATGGCGAAAATCGCCGCGAAGAAGTGCCTTCGATGCCGGGCGTCGAGCGCCTGTCCATCGACCTGCTACTAGAAGCAGCGCAAGGCTGGGTGGAGCTGGGCATTCCGGCGCTGGCGCTGTTCCCGGTCACCCCGGTGGAGAAGAAGTCGCTCGATGGTGCCGAAGGCTGGAACCCCGACGGCATCGCCCAGCGCGCCACCCGCGCCCTGCGCGAGCGCTTCCCGGAGCTGGGGGTGATCACCGACGTGGCGCTGGACCCGTTCACCACCCACGGGCAGGACGGCATTCTCGACGAAGAAGGCTACGTACAGAACGACATCACCGTCGATGCGCTGGTGCGCCAGGCGCTGTCCCATGCCGAAGCCGGTGCCCAGGTAGTGGCGCCGTCGGACATGATGGATGGCCGTCTGGGCGCGATTCGCGAGGCCCTGGAAGTGGCCGGTTACGTCAACGTGCGCATCATGGCCTACTCGGCCAAATACGCCAGCGCCTACTACGGCCCGTTCCGTGATGCAGTCGGCTCGGCGCTGAACCTGGGCAAGGCCAACAAGGCGTCCTACCAGATGGACCCGGCCAACAGTGACGAGGCCCTGCACGAAGTGGCCACCGATCTGGCCGAAGGCGCCGACATGGTCATGGTCAAGCCAGGCATGCCCTACCTGGATATCGTTCACCGGGTCAAAAGCCAGTTCAAGGTTCCGACTTTCGTTTACCAGGTCAGCGGCGAGTACGCCATGCACATGGCCGCCATTCAGAATGGCTGGCTCAGCGAGGCGGTGATTCTCGAGTCGCTGACCGCTTTCAAACGGGCAGGGGCCGATGGGGTCCTGACCTATTTCGCGGTGCGAGCCGCACAGATGCTCAAAGCGCAGTGA